The DNA region ACGACTTGCTTGCTCGCGATACCCAGCGTTGGACCTGTGATGCGCTCGAGTTCCACGGTTCTCGACGGGCCGTGACGGACTCTGAACTCGTCCCGCGGAGAAGAAGGAAACCCCTCCAAACCGGTCGGCACGCATGCTATGAAGGTCAGTGGAAAACCCAGGTTTGACCTGCTGGTATGTGGTCATCGATGGTTGTTGACGGAGGGCTGAGAAGGTGTGCATGGCGGGGTGAAGTTCTACACCGGGCGTGCGGTGGACGCGCGCCGGTATGTCGAGGCGGACAGCTTCGGTGCTGATGACTACTACCTGGGGGAGGGCTCCGGAGTGGCCGATCGCTACGTGGTCTCCGGTCGCAGGGTCGCGAAGGCGTCGGCGATGGATGCGGAGATGTATGAGCGCTGGGTTGGCGGCTTCGACGTCACGACGGGGGAGGCGAAGGGGCGGCTGCGCAAGGAGGGGGTGAAGTTCGTCGAGGTCGCGGTGAACGGGCCGAAGTCGTGGTCGCTGGCTGCGGCAGCGCACCCGGATGTGTCGGTGGCCTACGACGTGGCTCAGCGTCGGGCGGCGGAGCAGATCCTGTCTTGGGTCGGTGAGAATGCGACGACACGGGTGGGACCCTTGGGGCGGCAGGTGCAGGTGCCGGTGGAGGAGCTGGAGGCTGCGGTGGTGGCGCATCGTACGTCGCGGGCTGGTGATCCGCACTGGCATCTGCATCTCCAGGTCAACGCTCGGGTGTGGGCGCAGGGCAGATGGCGGGGTCTGCATACGGTCGGGTTTCGGGAGAGCATCGCGGCGATCAATGGGATCGGGCATGCGGCGGTGATGACCGACCCGGGGTTCCGGTCTGCACTGGTCGCGCACGGCTATCACGTGGATCCGGTCTCTGGGGAGATCGTCGAGCTGGAGGCGTACGGGGAGGCGTTCTCGGCGCGGTCGAAGCAGATCGGGCACAACATGGATCGGTACGAGACCCAGTGGCGGGGTGAGCATCCAGGGGAAGAGCCGGGTCCGCGGCTGCGGCAGGTCTGGGATCGTCGGGCGTGGGCCGATGAGCGGCCGGACAAAGTGGTCCCTACCTCGGGGGCAGCGTTGGAGGAGCACTGGTGCAACGAGCTGGCGGAGCTCGGTTTCCGGCCGCCGCGTCACCGGGTCGAACTGTTGAGGCCGTGGCCGGGGATGCTCGACCGTGACGCGCTGGCGGCGGAGGGGCTGTGCCGGTTGGGTGCTCGTCGGTCGGCGTGGAGTCGGGCCGATGCTCGTGGTGAGGCCGAGCAGCTGATCGTGGAGAGCGGGCTCGTCGTCGACGCCAGTGTCCGCGCCGAGTTGGCCGAGGATCTGACTGCTCGGATCGTTGCCGGCTCGGTGCCGTTGGTCGGACGTGAGGACGTCCCGGTCGACGTACGTTCCTTGACGTCGCCTCGGGTGGTCGCGGTCGAGCGGCACCTGGTGCGGCGCTTCGCCGGTAGAGCCGATGAGCCTGGACGGCGTGTGGATCTTCGACAGGCTCGGCGCGCGATCGCCGGACTTGGCCGGGATCAGATCGCCGCGGTTGAGCACCTGGCGGGTAGTGAGCAGTTGGTGGTGATCGAGGGTGCTGCTGGGGCAGGGAAGACGGCCGCGCTTGCGGCCGCCCGGAGGATCCAGCGGTTGCAGGGGCGGGAGATGGTGGTGGTCTCACCGACCCTGAAGGGCGCCAAGGTCGCTGCCGGTCAGGTCGGCACCTCGGCGTATTCGGTGGCCTGGCTGCTGCGGCAGTATGGGTTCCGGTGGGACGACCATGGGCACTGGGAGCGGGTCGAGTCCTCCCCGCACCGGGCTGCCCGGTTGCAGCGTGGGGACCTGCTGGTGGTCGATGAGGCTGGGATGCTCGACCAGGACAGTGCGGTCGCACTGGTCAAGATCGCCGACCTCACCGGGGCTCGTCTGGCGTTGGTCGGGGACCGGCATCAGTTGCCTGCGGTGGGTCGGGGTGGCGTACTCGATCTTGCCTGCCGCTACGCCGGTGGTCATGTCGACTTGGATGGGGTGCGGCGTTTCGCCGACCCCGAGTACGCCAGGATCAGCCTGGCTATGCGGGCAGGGAAGCGGTCTGAAGCGGTCTTCGACCGGTTGATGGCCCGCGGTGAGATCGTCGTGCACGCCTCCGAGGTCGAACAGATCGCCGCGCTCGCTGACATCGCAGCCACCGCAGGGGACGAAGAGGTCGCGGTCGTGGCTGACACCCGCGACCAGGTCGCCAGGATCAATGGCCTGGCCCACCGAGAACGTATCGCTGTGCTTGACCCGAGTGGCCGGTTCATGACCAGGTCGGGGGAGCGGATCGAGGTCGGTGACCGGGTCGCGACCCGCCGCAACGATCCCGATGCCGATGTTGCCAATCGAGAGACCTGGA from Nocardioides luteus includes:
- the mobF gene encoding MobF family relaxase; protein product: MKFYTGRAVDARRYVEADSFGADDYYLGEGSGVADRYVVSGRRVAKASAMDAEMYERWVGGFDVTTGEAKGRLRKEGVKFVEVAVNGPKSWSLAAAAHPDVSVAYDVAQRRAAEQILSWVGENATTRVGPLGRQVQVPVEELEAAVVAHRTSRAGDPHWHLHLQVNARVWAQGRWRGLHTVGFRESIAAINGIGHAAVMTDPGFRSALVAHGYHVDPVSGEIVELEAYGEAFSARSKQIGHNMDRYETQWRGEHPGEEPGPRLRQVWDRRAWADERPDKVVPTSGAALEEHWCNELAELGFRPPRHRVELLRPWPGMLDRDALAAEGLCRLGARRSAWSRADARGEAEQLIVESGLVVDASVRAELAEDLTARIVAGSVPLVGREDVPVDVRSLTSPRVVAVERHLVRRFAGRADEPGRRVDLRQARRAIAGLGRDQIAAVEHLAGSEQLVVIEGAAGAGKTAALAAARRIQRLQGREMVVVSPTLKGAKVAAGQVGTSAYSVAWLLRQYGFRWDDHGHWERVESSPHRAARLQRGDLLVVDEAGMLDQDSAVALVKIADLTGARLALVGDRHQLPAVGRGGVLDLACRYAGGHVDLDGVRRFADPEYARISLAMRAGKRSEAVFDRLMARGEIVVHASEVEQIAALADIAATAGDEEVAVVADTRDQVARINGLAHRERIAVLDPSGRFMTRSGERIEVGDRVATRRNDPDADVANRETWTVRQADRDGVVLHGGAGRRRVSWDYAREHLDLAYATTAYGVQGETVSVAHVAVGTHTTASSAYVGMTRGRDRNVAHLVADSIEDARRQWVEVFDRDRADLGPAHAAQRAAEDIERYGSVGPRRRAGRHIVRQDRGRRAADVLGLDRPTSSTPSPGPSIGF